The Pseudarthrobacter defluvii DNA window ACTGACACGCTGCCGGTGGCCGACTTCTTGCCGTTGGACATGGTGTATTCGAACAGGATGGGATCCTTGGTCCCCAGGATGTCGGTGATCCGCAGGACGCTGTGGTTGATCACGCTGACGGAGACCGTCGCGTTGTCCGGAAGCTTCACGGACTGCAGCACCAGTACCCCGCCGGAGGGGTCGGAGTCGTTGGCCAGGGGGTCCAGCAGCACGCTTCCGCCCGTGGGCATCAGGGCAACGTCATGCACCGCCACGGGATCGCCGCCGTCGTTGCCGGATTCCACGTCCACGCGGATGAGGCCCTGGCTGCTTTGCGGCCCGTTGCTGGCAATGTAGGTCAGGTAGACCGGGCCGGGGGTGGTGCTGCGGAAAGTGAATGTGCCGCCGTCGGTGACGGGGCCAAGTTCGGCAGGACCGTTGGCCTCCACCTGTGCCAGGCGGAGGGCACCTCCGTTGGGGTCCACGTCGTTCTTCAACGGGGAGATGACCAGGTCCTGCCCCACCACGGCGGTGACGTGGTCGGCGTTGACCACCGGTGCCAGGGCTCCGGGCGGCTGGACGTTGACCACAACCTTGCCGGTCACGGTGGCGCGGCCGTCCCAGATGGTGACCTGGACGTTCTTCTTGCCTGCGGTGGCGCCGGAGTCCTGGAAGGTGAGCAGCCCGTCACGGCGGACCTTGACCTGGTCCTGGTCGTTGTCGGCCTTGGCGTCAAGCAGGACCAAGTCGTCGCCGTCGGGGTCGATCCAGTCGGTGAGGATGTTCTGGCTGACGGTCTTGCCCTGTTCCACCAGCATGGTGGTGTCCTCACCGCGCTTGAACTTGGGCGGCTTGTTTTCGTCGGGTCCCACCACGGCCAGCGTCACCTGGCCGGTGGCGGAGAGGCCGCGGCCGTCGGAGGCGCTGTAGTTGAAGGTTTCCGTGCCCGGTTTGGCGTCCGCGGGGACGGTGATCTGGAACGCCGTCCCGCCGTAAATGCTTTCCAGGGTGCCCGACTTGGGGCCGGCGTCTGCGGCCACGGCAGCCGTCAGCACGTCGCCGTCAGGATCGGAGTCGTTGTCCAGGACGCTCAGGATAGTGGTGCGGCCCGGACGGACGCCGACGGCGTCGGGCTTGGTTTCCGGCGGCCGGTTGGGCTTGGTGCGGTCCGGCAGGACGTTGATGGTGTTGTTGTCAGCCGACTCCTGGTCCTGGTCGTCGGACTGGTTCTTGGGCGGCACGACGTCGTCCCAGTTGTTGACCAGCTGCATGTTCTGGTTCACCAACCACACATTCCCCGAGTTCACATCATTGAGGACCACCAGGTCCCGGTTCACCCGGAAAACATACGACGGCGACGCACTCGCCTTAGGCACGTCCACCTTCTTGTCATCACCATCATTGGTGCAGTCCCGGACATACTTGTTCGCACCCGACCACGCCGCATGCACACACCCGCCCAACTGCACCGGAGCAGCCGGAACCCCCTCACCGTCGAACGTCACCGTCCCGGCAGCACCCCCGTCCAGCGGCTGCTTCACCAACGCCTTCCGCGTCGCCACCGCCACAACATCACTGCCCGGCCCGGCCTGCTGCAACTTCGCATCCCGCGCATTCTCCAACACCAACCGCTTACCGCCCGGCAAAAACAGGTTCCCCGCCGCAGCATCCAGCACCACCGGCTGGTCCCCCACCACCGTCATCTGCAAATCCCCGGCACCCTTAAGCCCATCCCAGGTACTGGAATCCGAGGACGTCACCGCACCATTGGCATCAACACCGGTCACCGTCACTGTGCCGGTCTTCGGATCCGCCGAATAAATCCGATCATCAGAACCCACCGCAGAGACAATCCCCGCCGACCCCACCATCACCGGCTCCGACGCTTCCTTGTCGAAGCCGTTCACCGTGGACGGCGACACCGCCCACACCTTCCCGGACCCCGCATCCGTCACCGAAATCGTCCGCGCACCAAAACTCACATCAGCCGCCCCCGGCAACTGCTTATCCCCACCCAATCGCATATTCGCCGGCGACACCTGATTCAACGTCGAACCAGTCCCGTCCTCAACAAACACCTCACCGGCATGCTGCAACACATCAAACGTCGTCGACGCCGGAGTCACCGCACCATCCAACACCCGCGACGGATAATTCAACCGCCCCACAGCATTCTTGGCCTTCGACACCACCCACACACCACCGTCATTCAACTCAACCTCAGTGGTCTTAAACCCCGGATACAACACAGCACCCGTCACCACAACAGCCACCACAGCACCAAACGCAGTACCCGGGAACCACCGCGGGCGGGAAAACCGGCGCCATCGGGGCGTGCCGGCGGCAGTGGTTTGGGCGCGCGTTTGTCCGCGACGTTTCATGCGTTGAATCTCCCCAGATTTCTGGCCGATGGCCCGACGCCGGCTTCCACAAAGCCGGGCACCACAACAGTACCGCTAATTCACCAACAAGTGGATAAACCGTTACGACCGGACCGGAAGCAGCGGTTTCCTTCGCAAAATGGCCAGCACTTAGTCCAGCACCAGGCCCCTACCGCGTCCGCGGGTGAGGCGGACGGGGAGGATCTCGCCGAAGCCCCGGACGTTTTCCGGGTCCTTCGGGAGCAGGACGAACCGCTCATCCTGCTCCAGCGCGGACGCCGTCATGGAGTCCACCAGCACCGTGCCCGGATCGGCAAGGGTGGTCAGGCGTGCTGCCAGGTTCACCGTGGGACCGTAAATATCGCCAAGCCGGGACAGGATCCTGCCCCACACCATGGCCACCCGGGCCTCGGGAAGGATCTCGTCCTCGGTGAAGGCCTCGGCGAGCGCCAGGGAAATCTCGGCGCCGGCCGCCGGGGTTTCGGCGATGTAGAGGACTTCATCGCCCACGGTCTTGACCAGCCTGCCGCCGCCCACCGAGATGATTTCGGCGCACTTGTTTTCAAAGCGCTGGACCAGCCGGGCGAGTGTTTTTTCGTTCATCCGGCGGGACAGGCTTGTGTAGGACACCAGGTCCGCGAAACCCACTGCGCGGGCCAGGGGCAGCGGCGCGTCATCCTCGTCGCCTTCCCGACCCTCTTCGCTGGCCTGCAGCCCGGCCTCGGCGCGGACGGCGAGCCGCTGGACACCGGCGTTGAGCTGGCGGCGCCAGGAGTACACCAGGACTTCCTCGAGGGCGTCCACCAGCGCGGGCAGTTCGTTGACCAGCCGCTTGCGGGCCACGGCATCCGTAACGCCCTGTTCGTGGACCATGTCCTCCACCAGCGCCTCGATCTGCCAGACCACCATGCGGTCGGTCATCTGGCCGATGGAGCGGGTCACGGAGATGGCCGCTTCCTCCGTGAGCTTTCCGGCGCGGACCAGGTCCACCACCGTGGACAGAGCGGCCTGGTCGCGTTCGGTGAAAGCGACGTCCTCGTCGCCGAAGTTCGGGAACCCCAGGGCGCGCCAGAGTTTGCGGGCGGAGAGCAGTGAGAGTCCGGCGCCGGCGGCAACTTCACGACGGCGGAGCTTGCGTTCCCCGCCGAGCAGTCGGGCTTCGAGCGCCTTCATGGCAAGGCGCTCGGCGGACATGGCACCGGTGGGAGGGTGCCGGTCGACGGCGGGCCGCACCGCGTCCGCGCGGGGTTCGGACCCCGAGGGGTCGCCGTCGGGGTCGCCGGCTGAAGGGTCAAAGGCGGCGGTGCCGGGTGCGATGCTGTCGACGCGTTCCTGCTGGTCCTCATCGGTCATCCCGTCCACCTTCTCTCATGTCCTCCGGAAACACGCCGGCAGGGTAATACGTTGCGCCGCCCGGCTGGGCCCCGCTTTCATCCGGCAGTTCCCCGATCGCGTCGAGGATAAAGTCGCGGAACCTTGCAACCTCGGGCACGTCGCGAAAGGTCACCACGCCCTGGTACCCGGTTTCCAAGGATATATTCCCGGAGCGCACCAGACGCTGCAGGAAGGATTCGTGGACCGTCAGGTTACGCACCGATGCCAGGTTCACCTGCTGGTCCCGCCGGTTCAGCAGCCCGTACCGAGCCACGATCCGCTGGCTGGTCAAGGTGTAGCGGGTGCCCTGCCAGCGCAGCAGGCGGGGAAGGCAGTAGCCAAGCCACACCGCTGCAACCGCCAGGACGCAGGCGGTGACGAGCCACGGCATCCACTGGCGGCCGAGCGCGGGCGCAAGGCGTGCGGCACCGCCACGGATGATCCAGGCGCTGGCATAGGCCCCCAGCGCCGGGGCGAGCACGAAAGCCAGGGCTGCGCCGGTAAGCTTCCTGGCCTGCGGGCGGGTTGTGACGATGACCTGCTCCCCGGGAACGAGGATTTTACGCATAACCGCCTTGGGTGGGTGCGTCCGGCGCCGTCCAAGGCCGCAGGTGCACCACGTCCCCGGCAGTCACCACGTGCTCGCGCCCGTCACGGTCCAGCACCAGCAGCGAGCCATAATCGTCCAGCCGGGAGGCATGCCCGATGATCTCGTGGTCGCCGGGCAGCTGGGCGCGCACCTGCTTGCCCAGCGTAACCATGACGGCCTCCACCCTCTTGTGCAGCGAGGGGCCGCCCGCGATGCCGGCGGTGGGGTCGCCGTCGGCGTTGCAGAAACTGCGGTACAGGACCGCGAAGTGGGACAGGTAGCTCTTCAGCAGGGCGGTGCGGTCGGTGGTGCGGGCACCTTCGAGGGCCACCGAGGTGGC harbors:
- a CDS encoding adenylate/guanylate cyclase domain-containing protein, with amino-acid sequence MTDEDQQERVDSIAPGTAAFDPSAGDPDGDPSGSEPRADAVRPAVDRHPPTGAMSAERLAMKALEARLLGGERKLRRREVAAGAGLSLLSARKLWRALGFPNFGDEDVAFTERDQAALSTVVDLVRAGKLTEEAAISVTRSIGQMTDRMVVWQIEALVEDMVHEQGVTDAVARKRLVNELPALVDALEEVLVYSWRRQLNAGVQRLAVRAEAGLQASEEGREGDEDDAPLPLARAVGFADLVSYTSLSRRMNEKTLARLVQRFENKCAEIISVGGGRLVKTVGDEVLYIAETPAAGAEISLALAEAFTEDEILPEARVAMVWGRILSRLGDIYGPTVNLAARLTTLADPGTVLVDSMTASALEQDERFVLLPKDPENVRGFGEILPVRLTRGRGRGLVLD
- a CDS encoding PH domain-containing protein, encoding MRKILVPGEQVIVTTRPQARKLTGAALAFVLAPALGAYASAWIIRGGAARLAPALGRQWMPWLVTACVLAVAAVWLGYCLPRLLRWQGTRYTLTSQRIVARYGLLNRRDQQVNLASVRNLTVHESFLQRLVRSGNISLETGYQGVVTFRDVPEVARFRDFILDAIGELPDESGAQPGGATYYPAGVFPEDMREGGRDDR